In Bacillota bacterium, a single window of DNA contains:
- the udk gene encoding uridine kinase, translating to MPREVLVCGIAGGSGSGKTTVVRAVSEAFGNAVSILEQDAYYKDQSHLTLEERLAVNYDHPFAFDTDLYLSHIRQLKAGVPVDKPVYSFESYTRTGRTERVDPAGVVILEGILILDDERLRELMNIKVYVDTDPDVRFIRRLTRDVAERGRTLKSVVEQYLNVVRPMHLQFVEPTKRYADIIIPEGGFNRVAIDLLIARLKSAVG from the coding sequence ATGCCCAGGGAGGTTCTGGTTTGCGGGATAGCGGGTGGTTCGGGATCGGGCAAGACCACAGTGGTGCGTGCGGTGTCTGAGGCGTTTGGCAACGCCGTCTCCATACTCGAGCAGGATGCTTACTACAAGGACCAGAGCCACCTGACACTTGAGGAGAGGCTTGCGGTCAACTACGACCACCCATTCGCTTTCGACACAGACCTGTACTTGTCTCACATCCGGCAACTGAAAGCAGGCGTGCCTGTGGACAAGCCGGTCTATTCGTTTGAATCCTACACCCGAACTGGGCGGACCGAGAGAGTTGACCCTGCCGGCGTGGTCATTCTGGAGGGGATCCTGATCCTCGACGACGAGAGGCTCAGGGAACTGATGAACATCAAGGTGTACGTGGACACCGACCCCGACGTCAGGTTCATCAGAAGGCTCACACGGGATGTGGCCGAGAGAGGCCGCACGCTCAAGTCCGTCGTCGAACAGTACTTGAACGTGGTACGCCCGATGCACTTGCAGTTTGTGGAGCCCACCAAGAGGTACGCAGATATCATAATCCCCGAAGGCGGGTTCAACCGGGTTGCAATCGACCTTCTGATAGCAAGGCTCAAGTCCGCCGTGGGCTGA